The Halomonas qaidamensis genome includes the window CTGTTAACGACACCACGCGCCAGCGGAAATACTCCACGGCAATGGCCGTCACATCATCGGCAGGCGCAATCACTTGTATTAGCCAAGGCGCTTGCCACCATGCCAGGCACGAGAGTGGAAGGGCGACGATTACCGCGATAAGCAAGCCCGAGTGAAGTGAGCGAGTCAGTGGGAAGTGTCTTGCGCCCAGGTCCTGAGAGGTTTGTGACTGGACGCTGGAGGAGAGGCCAAATACCAGCGCTGTCATCATAAACATGGCATAGCCGCCGATACCAACCCCTGCCAAGGCTTCTTGTCCTAAATGCCCGACCAATGCAGCGTCAATAAGGTTGAGCATGCTTTGTGAGAGCATGCCCAACATGATGGGTAAGGCTAGGCGCATTACCTTACCTTGGCGGCGACCCACTGGCGACATCAGCTAAACGTTAGCTAGGATCGTAGGAAAGCACCGGAGAGAGCCAGCGCTCCATTTCTACTAGTGGCATTTGCTTACGCTGTGCAATCGCTTCCACTTGATCCCGAGTGATTTTGCCCGTAGAGAAGTATTTTGACTGTGGGTGGGCGAAGTACCAACCAGATACTGCCGCCGCAGGCCACATGGCAAAGTTTTCGGTCAGTGCCAAGCCGGTGTTTTGTGTCGCATCAAGCAGCCGGAACAGCGTGGCCTTTTCGGTATGGTCAGGGCAGGCTGGGTAGCCGGGAGCAGGGCGGATACCCTGGTATTTCTCGGCAATTAGGGCGTCGTTATCTAGTGTTTCTTCCGGTACGTAGCCCCAAAACTCTTTGCGCACACGCTCGTGCATGCGTTCGGCAAACGCCTCTGCCAAACGGTCAGTTAATGCTTGCACCATGATGGCGTTGTAATCGTCACCAGCTGCTTCATAGGCTTTGGAAAGTTCATCAACCCCATGGCCTGTGGTAACCGCAAAGCCCCCAATCCAGTCGGCTTTGCCGCTCTCTTTAGGCGCAATAAAATCTGCTAGGCTGTAGCAAATACCATCACGCCCTTTGGTGGTCTGCTGGCGAATGTGATGTAAACGCTCAATAACCTCGCTGCGGCTTTCATCGGCATAGACTTCAATGACATCGTCATCAACGCTGTTAGCGGGCCATAAGCCAATCACACCACGCGCCTGTACACGTTTTTCGTCGATTAGCTTGCGCAGCATTACTTTAGCATCGGCAAACAAATTGCGTGCAGCATCGCCAACTATTTCATCTTCAAGGATTTTGGGGTACTTACCGGCCAACTGCCAGCTCATAAAGAATGGCGTCCAGTCGATTCGCTCCACCAGCTCTTCAAGGTCGTAGTTATCAAAGGTTTTTAGACCCAATATTTGGGGCTTAACCGGGGTATGGCTGCTCCAGTCGGTACGAAAGCGCCGTTTTCGAGCTTGGGTGTAATCCAAATCCGCCGCTTTCGGGCGACGTTTGGCGTTACGCTCGCGTACTTTTTCATACTCTTCACGAATTTCGCTAACGTAGGCTTCTTTCAGATTAGGTGCCAGCAAGCGACCCGCTACCCCAACGGCTCGGGAAGCATCTGTCACGTAAATCACCGGGTGATCGTACTGTGGCTCAATTTTTACCGCGGTATGCGCTTTAGAGGTGGTGGCACCGCCAATTAGCAGCGGCAAATCCATTCCTCTACGCTTCATTTCTTTGGCAACGTGCACCATTTCATCAAGCGATGGGGTGATTAGCCCAGAAAGCCCAATAATATCGGCGTTATGATCCAGCGCTGCCTGGAGGATTTTTTCGGTGGGCACCATCACGCCTAGATCGATAACTTCATAGTTATTACACTGCAGCACCACGCCGACAATGTTTTTGCCAATATCGTGAACATCGCCTTTAACCGTGGCCATTACGATTTTGCCTTTGGCTTTGGTCTCTTCGCTTTTTTCCGCTTCGATATAGGGAATCAGATAGGCGACTGCCTGTTTCATGACACGGGCCGACTTAACCACCTGGGGAAGGAACATTTTTCCTGCGCCAAACAGGTCGCCAACCACGTTCATGCCGTCCATCAACGGGCCTTCAATCACTTCTATAGGTCTTGCAGCCTGGGCGCGAGCTTCTTCGGTATCCTCTTCTATGTACGCCGTTACGCCTTTTACTAACGCGTGCTCGATACGCTTATTAACTGGCCAGCTGCGCCACTCCAGATCCTCTTTTTTGGCCGCGCCGCTGCCGTCGCCCTTGTACTTGTCGGCAAGGTCAAGTAGCCGCTCGGTGCCATCGCTACGACGGTTAAGTACAACGTCTTCTACGGCATCACGCAGCTCGGCGGGTAGGTCGTCATACACCGCCAATTGGCCCGCATTGACGATGCCCATGGAGAGGCCAGCGCGAATGGCGTGGTAGAGAAACACCGAGTGGATGGCTTCACGAACGGGATTATTACCCCGAAATGAAAACGAGACGTTCGATACGCCGCCGGAAATCATCGCATGGGGCAGGTGTTCACGAATCCACTGGGTGGCCTCAATAAAATCGACGGCGTAGTTATTGTGCTCGTCTATGCCGGTAGCAATGGCAAAGATATTAGGGTCAAAAATAATATCTTCGGCAGGGAAGCCGATGTCATCGACCAGTAAGCGATAGGCGCGCTCACATATTTCAGTTTTGCGAGCGAAAGTATCCGCCTGACCTTCTTCATCAAACGCCATGACCACGATGGCGGCACCAAAGCGGCGACACTTAGTGGCTTGTTCACGGAACGCGGCTTCGCCTTCTTTTAGCGAGATAGAGTTCACCACCGCTTTGCCTTGAACACACTTTAAACCCGCTTCGATGATGTCCCACTTAGAGGAGTCGATCATGATCGGCACGCGAGCGATATCGGGTTCGCCAGCGATTAAATTCAGGAAACGAACCATCGCTTCCTGGGACTCCAACATGCCTTCATCCATGTTGATGTCAATAATTTGTGCGCCGTTTTCGACTTGCTCAAGGGCAACTTCAAGCGCGGTAGTGAAATCTTCTTCGACGATTAACCGCTTGAAGCGCGCAGAGCCTGTCACGTTAGTGCGCTCGCCCACGTTGACGAACAGAGAGTCGGCTTCAATGTTGAAGGGCTCTAAGCCAGATAGGCGGCAGGCATGGCTGCGCTTAGCCACGTTACGAGGCGCCATGGAGCTAACAGCCTCAGCAATGGCTCGAATATGCTCAGGGGTTGAACCACAGCAGCCACCAATAATATTGACCAGTCCGCTTTGTGCGAATTCGCTGACAATAGCGGCCATTTCCTCTGGTGTTTGGTCATACTCACCAAACTCATTGGGCAGACCCGCATTAGGATGCGCAGAGACAAAAGTATCGGCTTTAGTGGAAAGCTCTTCGATATACGGGCGCAGCTCTTCAGCACCTAGGGCACAGTTCAAGCCAACTGAGAGCGGCTGGGCATGGCGAACTGAGTTCCAGAATGCTTCGGTAGTTTGGCCAGAAAGCGTACGACCTGACGCATCAGTGATCGTACCGGAAATCATCACCGGTAGCCGTGTGCCCAGATCATCAAATAGCTCTTCAAGAGCGTAAATAGCGGCTTTGGCATTAAGTGTGTCGAAGATGGTTTCGATCATAATAAGATCGGCACCGCCTTCGATTAACGCACTAGCAGCTTCATAATAGTTCTCGCGAAGCTCATCAAAGGTGACGTTGCGTTTCGATGGATCGTTCACATCCGGCGACAGCGACGCGGTGCGCGAAGTTGGCCCAAGTACCCCGGCAACATAACGCGGGATATCCGTTTCGGCAGCTACGGCGTCACAAACGTTACGCGCCAGGCGCGCCGACTCGCGGTTTAACTCGGGCACTAGGTCTTCCATGCCATAGTCTGACTGGGAAAGACGCGTGCTGTTAAACGTATTGGTTTCGATGATGTCTGCGCCAGCTTCTAAGTAATCGCGGTGGATACGCGCTACTAAATCAGGGCAGGTAAGTGCTAATAAATCGTTATTACCCTTAAGATCCGATGGCCAGTTACGGAAACGGTCACTACGAAAATCGTCCTCGCTGAGTTCGGCGTTCTGCAACATGGTGCCCATGCCGCCGTCCAAAATCAGGATGCGTTGGGCAAGGCGTTGGGTGAGGGAAGCAGTCAAATCACTAGCAGCCATGGCAGGGGGGAATCTCCAGCGTCTCGGTCAAAAAAGGATATTTTTATAGTCGTCGTTATAGTGTGAGCGGCCACTATCATAACAAAGGGCACACCATAGGGCAGCAAGTAAGGGCGTGAAGTTATTGCAGTATCTGCATTAGGCACGTTCATATACCTAGCCAATAGCCTACTAAAATGGTCGGGATTGTGCTGGCGAGCACTTTTGCTTACCATAGGCGTTAATGAAATAGTTATAAATGACATGTGATGTGGCCACGCCACAACCACGGGAGGATAACATCCCTTATGACCGCGACTACCGAAACTGAAACTCAAGGTATTGATATTACTGACAGTGCTCAGGAGTATCTTGCTGAGCTGCTGGAAAAACAGAACGTTGAGGGTATCGCTGTACGCATTTTTATCACCCAGCCAGGCACACCCTACGCAGAAACCTGCCTAGCGTATTGCCGCCCAGGTGAAGA containing:
- the metH gene encoding methionine synthase, with protein sequence MAASDLTASLTQRLAQRILILDGGMGTMLQNAELSEDDFRSDRFRNWPSDLKGNNDLLALTCPDLVARIHRDYLEAGADIIETNTFNSTRLSQSDYGMEDLVPELNRESARLARNVCDAVAAETDIPRYVAGVLGPTSRTASLSPDVNDPSKRNVTFDELRENYYEAASALIEGGADLIMIETIFDTLNAKAAIYALEELFDDLGTRLPVMISGTITDASGRTLSGQTTEAFWNSVRHAQPLSVGLNCALGAEELRPYIEELSTKADTFVSAHPNAGLPNEFGEYDQTPEEMAAIVSEFAQSGLVNIIGGCCGSTPEHIRAIAEAVSSMAPRNVAKRSHACRLSGLEPFNIEADSLFVNVGERTNVTGSARFKRLIVEEDFTTALEVALEQVENGAQIIDINMDEGMLESQEAMVRFLNLIAGEPDIARVPIMIDSSKWDIIEAGLKCVQGKAVVNSISLKEGEAAFREQATKCRRFGAAIVVMAFDEEGQADTFARKTEICERAYRLLVDDIGFPAEDIIFDPNIFAIATGIDEHNNYAVDFIEATQWIREHLPHAMISGGVSNVSFSFRGNNPVREAIHSVFLYHAIRAGLSMGIVNAGQLAVYDDLPAELRDAVEDVVLNRRSDGTERLLDLADKYKGDGSGAAKKEDLEWRSWPVNKRIEHALVKGVTAYIEEDTEEARAQAARPIEVIEGPLMDGMNVVGDLFGAGKMFLPQVVKSARVMKQAVAYLIPYIEAEKSEETKAKGKIVMATVKGDVHDIGKNIVGVVLQCNNYEVIDLGVMVPTEKILQAALDHNADIIGLSGLITPSLDEMVHVAKEMKRRGMDLPLLIGGATTSKAHTAVKIEPQYDHPVIYVTDASRAVGVAGRLLAPNLKEAYVSEIREEYEKVRERNAKRRPKAADLDYTQARKRRFRTDWSSHTPVKPQILGLKTFDNYDLEELVERIDWTPFFMSWQLAGKYPKILEDEIVGDAARNLFADAKVMLRKLIDEKRVQARGVIGLWPANSVDDDVIEVYADESRSEVIERLHHIRQQTTKGRDGICYSLADFIAPKESGKADWIGGFAVTTGHGVDELSKAYEAAGDDYNAIMVQALTDRLAEAFAERMHERVRKEFWGYVPEETLDNDALIAEKYQGIRPAPGYPACPDHTEKATLFRLLDATQNTGLALTENFAMWPAAAVSGWYFAHPQSKYFSTGKITRDQVEAIAQRKQMPLVEMERWLSPVLSYDPS